The genomic segment GCTTGTGAAAATTTTAGCGAAAAATTCCACGCACTACAAAAACTTTTTTAATTGGGCGTGCAGATACGCATTCGTCGCCAGGACGGAAATGTCGGGAAACTTCAAATGTGGCAGCGTCATATCGGAAATTTTTCCACCGGCTTCACGCACGATGAGCTCCCCCGCCGCGATGTCCCAGATTTTGGTATTGCGCGAAAAGTCGAGATAGCCGTCCGCCGCGCCGCGCGCGACGAGACAGAGATCATAAGCCGCCGATGCGAAAGCGCGCACGCGCCGAATTTTTTCGAGCGATTTTGTGAATGCCGCGACATCTTGCTGGAAGCGTTTGCCGGAAGTGTGCCGCCGCGGAATCTCGACGACGATGAGCGCGTCGGAAATTTTCTGCGTCGCAGAGACGGCAATTTTTTGACCATTCACTTTCGCGCCACCGCCCCGTCGTGCGGAAAAAAGTTGCCGCGTAATCGGCGCATAGACAACGCCGACGATTGATTTGCCGTTTTCCTGGAGCGCAATCGAGACGCACCAATTCGGCAAACCGAAGTGAAAATTTTTCGTGCCGTCGAGCGGATCGATCACCCAGCAGTTTTTAGTTGATGGTTGATAGTCTTTAGAACTTTCCTCAGCGAGAATGTCATGCTCGGGAAATTTTTTCCGAATCGCCGCGATAATCATTTTTTCGCTCGCGAGATCAGCATCCGTCGCGAAATCGTGCGCGCCCTTTTGCACCGCGATTTTGGTTTTGCCAAATTTCTGCAGCAAAATTTCCCCAGCCGCCACTGCCAACTTTTCCGCGAACTTTTGCGTTTCGATTAAATTCACCTGGAGAGGATAAAGGATTCAGCCAAAAGAATAAAGAAGCGGAGTGTAAGTATTAAGTATTAAGTATTAAGTATTAAGTATTAAGTATTAAGTATTAAGTATTAAGTATTAAGTACTTATGACTTATGATTTATGACTTACGCTGTCCCAATTCGTCAGCACTTCCGGCTCGCCTGCGGTAATTAAAATTTGGTGCTCGAAGTGCGCGGACAATTTGCCGT from the Patescibacteria group bacterium genome contains:
- a CDS encoding inositol monophosphatase family protein, yielding MNLIETQKFAEKLAVAAGEILLQKFGKTKIAVQKGAHDFATDADLASEKMIIAAIRKKFPEHDILAEESSKDYQPSTKNCWVIDPLDGTKNFHFGLPNWCVSIALQENGKSIVGVVYAPITRQLFSARRGGGAKVNGQKIAVSATQKISDALIVVEIPRRHTSGKRFQQDVAAFTKSLEKIRRVRAFASAAYDLCLVARGAADGYLDFSRNTKIWDIAAGELIVREAGGKISDMTLPHLKFPDISVLATNAYLHAQLKKFL